In a genomic window of Meriones unguiculatus strain TT.TT164.6M chromosome 8, Bangor_MerUng_6.1, whole genome shotgun sequence:
- the LOC132655814 gene encoding WAS/WASL-interacting protein family member 1-like, with protein sequence MGSQAGPPSTPASLYVWEHHGNAFPSAPRVCPGDRGRGPFPGSVGQIGPALPGEDEGGGGEHQEASPTFQGAPSSARPMRERRDLPDSVTAAGGERGLGEWSWGGGVQTPELREPHPGSQETPNGEVGKSGRPPLLPARDAPFRRAPTPPPEPFLPSPAAEAPRVPEDSIQRLAKPPERSASPAAEPRAPDGSELRLLSLPPPTGSGPRRDVPKSAPAGALRLLPTPCLAEPPGRQEGPDARAAGSAGRAGPESGQDAAQTPVPPARRLSSLYRGRRQRRARRPP encoded by the coding sequence ATGGGGAGCCAGGCGGGGCCCCCTTCGACCCCTGCCAGCCTCTATGTGTGGGAGCACCACGGAAACGCCTTCCCCAGCGCGCCCCGGGTCTGCCCTGGGGATAGAGGACGGGGTCCCTTCCCCGGCTCAGTCGGCCAGATTGGCCCGGCTCTGCCCGGTGAGGATGAGGGGGGAGGTGGGGAGCACCAAGAAGCCTCTCCCACCTTCCAGGGCGCCCCCTCCTCAGCCCGGCCAATGCGGGAGCGCAGGGACCTGCCAGATTCCGTTACCGCCGCTGGAGGAGAAAGGGGGCTGGGGGAATGGAGCTGGGGTGGTGGTGTTCAAACTCCGGAGCTCCGAGAGCCTCATCCTGGGAGCCAAGAAACCCCAAACGGCGAAGTTGGGAAGTCCGGGAGGCCACCCCTCCTCCCAGCGCGAGACGCCCCCTTTCGCCGCGCCCCCACCCCCCCTCCGGAGCCCTTCTTACCTTCCCCAGCAGCAGAGGCCCCGCGGGTGCCCGAGGACTCGATCCAGAGACTTGCAAAGCCCCCGGAGCGCAGCGCGTCGCCAGCGGCGGAGCCGCGCGCGCCGGATGGATCGGAGCTGAGGCTACTGTCGCTGCCGCCCCCGACAGGCTCTGGGCCCCGCCGAGACGTTCCCAAGAGCGCACCCGCGGGCGCTCTCaggctcctccccaccccctgcctggCCGAGCCCCCCGGGCGCCAGGAGGGTCCGGATGCCCGGGCTGCGGGCTCTGCTGGGCGCGCGGGCCCGGAGTCGGGCCAGGACGCGGCGCAGACGCCTGTGCCGCCGGCTCGCCGGCTCAGCTCGCTCTACCGGGGCCGCCGCCAACgccgcgcccgccgcccgccgtag